CCAACTATACCAAAAATTAAAGTTATTATAACTAAATTAAGTGGAGAAACTTTCTTTCTTAATAAATATAGCATTAAGAAAGTATAAGCAACTGGTAATAATTTAGGCATAACTTTGTCAAAACTTTCTTGTAAATTAACACTAGCCTCTCCAGCAGATATAACAATTTTAGTTGTTAATCCTATGAATGATGCTATCATAGAACCTACTACAGTTAATCCTAAGATAGTTATTGATTTAGTGAATTTTTGAGTGTTAGCTTTTAATGTAGCAATTGATTTAACACCAGTTTTGTATCCATAGTGCATTAATCCAAATTTTAAAGTAAATTGCATTACATTAAATAATATAAAGAATATTATTGGTCCTATTATAGAACCTTGTAGTGCAAATGATGCTCCAAGTCCAGCTGAAATAGATAAGAATGTTAGCCAGAATAATGAATCTCCTATTCCACCTAAAGGACCCATTGTAGAAACTTTAATTGCTCTAATAGTATCTATATCTTCTTTATTTTCTTCCATTGCAACTACTAATCCTAAAATGAAAGTAATTAGTAATGGGTGAGTGTTAAGAAATTCCATGTGCATTTTCATTGATTTAGATAAATCATTTTTATTAGTATGAATTTCTTTTAGTGCAGGATTTAATGAATATAACCAACCTGCAGCCTGCATTCTTTCCATATTAAATGCTCCTTGGCAAAAGAAAGAACGAAGAGCAACTTTATTTAATATACTTGGTGTTACAACTTTATTAACTTTTTGGTCTATGTATTTATTAGATTCCATTTTCTTCCTCCTCATTTCTTACAACTTCTATTGTTTTAGAAGAATTTGAATAATAATCATATAAAGCGATTGATATTGCGATTAGTGTAACAGCTACTAAATCTAAATTTAAATAAGCTGTAGCAACAAATCCAACAATTAAGAAACTGAAGTATTCTTTCTTTAACATGATATTTAATAATAGTGCAAATCCTATTGCAGGCATCATAGAACCAGCTGTACCAAATCCGTCTATTATTTTTTGAGGGATACTTTCTATAATAGATTTTACTGAATCTCCACCAAAATAAACGAATAAGAAAGTAACTCCACCGAATAATACAAATCTAATTAATAATTGTATGTATACTAACTTATCAACACCACTAGGATTAGCTTCTTCTGCTGATTTATCCCCTAATTTCATCATTCCTGAATATAAAGAGAACATTAATGTAACTATAATTTGTCCAATAACTGCAAGTGGGAATACTATTCCTATTGCTTCTTGAGGTTGTAACCCTGATAATAGTGCTAATGAAACTCCGAAAATTCCACCAACTACTATGTTAGGTGGTTGAGCCCCTGCAAGTGGAACTAGTCCCATCCAAACAAGCTCTAAGCTTCCTCCTACCATTAATCCTGTTTTAACATCGCCTAGGATTAATCCTATAACTAATCCTGCAAATATTGGTCTGTGGAAAGTTTGAAGTCCATCAAATTGTTCAATTCCAGCAAATCCAGCCCAAATAGCGATTAAAATTGCTTTTAATAACATAAAGATTCCTCTCCTTTACTATAATAAATTAATTAATTCCTGTCCTTTATCTGTTGGTACACCTTTAATTGTAAGTTTTATACCATAACTTGAAATTTTATTAAGAACTTCTTTATCATTTTCATCTACAAATACTGTAGGAGATACTTGAGTTTTTCCCTCTGAAAAGTGCATATTTCCAACTATCCATTCATCAAGTTTTAGACCTAGTT
This Streptobacillus ratti DNA region includes the following protein-coding sequences:
- a CDS encoding PTS system mannose/fructose/sorbose family transporter subunit IID, translating into MESNKYIDQKVNKVVTPSILNKVALRSFFCQGAFNMERMQAAGWLYSLNPALKEIHTNKNDLSKSMKMHMEFLNTHPLLITFILGLVVAMEENKEDIDTIRAIKVSTMGPLGGIGDSLFWLTFLSISAGLGASFALQGSIIGPIIFFILFNVMQFTLKFGLMHYGYKTGVKSIATLKANTQKFTKSITILGLTVVGSMIASFIGLTTKIVISAGEASVNLQESFDKVMPKLLPVAYTFLMLYLLRKKVSPLNLVIITLIFGIVGTLIGII
- the agaW gene encoding PTS N-acetylgalactosamine transporter subunit IIC; translated protein: MLLKAILIAIWAGFAGIEQFDGLQTFHRPIFAGLVIGLILGDVKTGLMVGGSLELVWMGLVPLAGAQPPNIVVGGIFGVSLALLSGLQPQEAIGIVFPLAVIGQIIVTLMFSLYSGMMKLGDKSAEEANPSGVDKLVYIQLLIRFVLFGGVTFLFVYFGGDSVKSIIESIPQKIIDGFGTAGSMMPAIGFALLLNIMLKKEYFSFLIVGFVATAYLNLDLVAVTLIAISIALYDYYSNSSKTIEVVRNEEEENGI